From the genome of BD1-7 clade bacterium:
TTTTTTGCATCAGATTGAACATGAGTATGCCGGGCAAGTGGCATCTGCAACGGTGCCCTGTCGGATTCAGGTTACTTTGAAAGGGTCGCTTGCATACACTGGTCATGGGCATGCGACAGATACGGCGATTCTGCTCGGTTTACATGGTTATCAGGCGCCAGATCTCGCAGACACCGATATTGCCGCGTTAAAACCAGAATTAGAAAAAACCAAGAAGCTTCCCGTGAGCGATGCGTTACACAGAGATATCAAGTTCGACCTTCAAGACAATCTTGTATTTGATCTTGGTCCAGCGCTTTCCCAGCACCCCAACGGCATGATTTTTCAATTACTTGATAGTCATGGACACGTGATTGCCCACAAAACTTATTTCTCGATTGGGGGAGGGTTCATATCGACCCTTGAAGAAATCGATGCCGTAGAAGCTCCGATTCAAATGCATGACGAACAACCTTGTCCGTACCCGTTTATTCATGCGTCAGAGATGCTAAAGATGGCGGACGAAAGCGGTCTATCGATTGCGGATATGAAGCGAGCCAACGAGATCAGTTATAGCTCTGCTGAGAATGTGTCAGCGTGTTTGGGTGATATCTGGCGTGCGATGCGCAATTGCATTGAGCGTGGACTCCAGGCTCAAGGTATTTTACCCGGAGGATTGGAGGTTGAGCGGCGTGCCGGGCAGCTATTGAATGCTATCGCTGAAGAACCTGGGTATATGGCTCTCAATGATTACCTCTGTGCTTATGCGATGGCGGTTAATGAAGAAAACGCTGCGGGTCATGGCGTTGTTACTGCGCCTACGAATGGTGCTGCTGGCGTTATTCCATCAGTGCTCTATTACATGGTGACGCACCAGGAGGTATCTGAGCGGGCTATCGAGGATTTCTTGTTAACGGCTGCTGCTATTGGCGGTGTTATCAAGCACAACAGCTCCATATCGGGGGCAGAAGTGGGTTGCCAAGGCGAAGTGGGGTCTGCNGCGGCAATGGCCGCAGCAGGCCTGTGCGCGATTCTTGGGGGTACACCTTCGCAAATTGAGAATGCTGCAGAGATCGCGCTTGAGCACCATTTGGGAATGACCTGTGATCCGGTGAAGGGGTTGGTTCAGATTCCGTGTATTGAGCGTAATGGGTTCGGTGCCATTAAAGCATTTGCTGCAGCTTCATTGGCGAAGAAAGGTACCGGGCATCATATTATGCCGTTGGATGCCTGTATTTCAGCAATGAAACAGACCGGTTATGAAATGTCGGAAAAATATAAAGAAACATCGAGAGGTGGATTAGCGGTAAGTATCACCGAATGCTAATTTAGCTGAGCGCAGAGTATGCGGGCACTAACGGTGATGATTCAGATCGAATAGCCAAGGTTTTGTTTTGTGTTAGAACCCGGTTTTCCAAGTGATAGGGTCATACGTTTTCGAGAACCCGGCTTCTATAGGCTTCCGCTTACCATGCGAACTCCTAAATATCATCGTCCCCGTTTGCATCAAGCACGTCGATCTGTGGCGGATATCCGCCAGCACTACGATATCGGTTCGCAGGTTGTTATTCTCATCACGTCCATTTTTACCATCGCGCTTTTCACTGCGGACTTTACTCATGACTTACTTCTTGAAGCCGCGGTGTTTCTCGTATCAGTAAAATTGATATTAATGGCTTTACACACACAGTGTTATCAGCCGCAAGCTACAAAGCCGCCTTGATAATGTGCTGGATCGATTGGATGCACTGAATCAAAAGTTCGATGAGGCGTTTGATAACAAGCAAAGTGACAGTGCTGAACGTCAATCCGCTGAACAATTACATAAAAAGTGATATTAAGGAACAGAAAAGTCGAGTCTGATGGCAAGCCTTCACATCAGCTATTCGGAAGCCGATACACGGTTGTTAAGTTGACGAAAAAATTTGAGTGAAGAAGTGCAGATATACCGAAATGGCCTCGCTCGCCATCATGAGAGCAAGGCCAAGAGAGCATTGATGTTATTCCGTTTCGGCGACGAGTGCAGTGTTCAAACGCTCTTCTGCCGCATTCAGGTTTTCACCGCCAAAGGCCGGGATCAGTGATTGAATAAAACCGCGTAGTTCCATTGTCATCAATGCAAAATCTGCATCGAATAACTCCGGCGCTGATTCGATGTTTTGAGAGTCAATTTGCTCCATAACAATATCCGTAAACTTCAAACGTTTTACCGCTAGCTTCTCATCTACGATACATTCCAACCGGTCTTTCCAAAACAGATGTAGGCGGGTGACGTGCAGGCCTGAACCCAGCAGTGATTGAATCTCATCAGATTGCAGATCCTGGTGCTTGCAGCGCACGATAGCACCCTCATCACTTAACGCTTTGAGTTCGCATTCATCGCCGAGGTTGAAGCCCTCAGGGAGATCGCCAGAGGTTAGCCAGCTTGTCATAGTTTTCAGGGGGATATTCTTCGGCGTCAGGGGAATAACCGGCAAAGAGCCAACGGCTTCACGCAGTGAATCGATCAATTCATCTGCGCGTTTGGCTGAGGACGAATCGATAACCAAGAGGCCTTCAGCTATGTCGATGTACGCGTACTGAACACCTGCACGTGTGAAGGCTCGTGGCAATAACTCCATCGTGACTTGATCTTTTAGCTCCTGGCGCTCTTTACGGCTCAATCTGCGGCTTTCTTTGGCGCTGATCGCTTCTGCGCGTTCTTCAACTTCCTCATTGACCACCGCGGCAGGAAGGATTCGCTCCTGGCGTTTCACGGCGACCATCATGAAGTTGCCCGCACTATGAACCAGTGATTCTGAATGTTTACCCAATGGCGATACAAACCCGAAGCTCAACACTTGCTGGGAGTGACAGGGGGTAAAGGCCTGCTCTTCGAGTTTGTCCATGAGGTCATCATGGCTGATTGTGAAGGGCTTGGTGAAACGAAAGACTTGAAGATTTTTAAACCACATAAAAGCGAGACTACCGATGTTGTGAATGTCCTTGGCCGAACAATGTTATCGACAGGTCTCCTGCAGTGCAAACAACTAATGTGCATCAGACGAAAAAGTGATCATGGTATGCTATCAAATCAATACCGATGAAACTGGGAGATTAACATTGCGGGTTCTGGTAATAGGCGCGACATCGTCCGTCGCAGGTGGCGTGATCAGACAGTGGGCAAGCAGAGGCGCAACATTCTTTTTAGTTGGCCGCGACGAGAATCGTCTTCAGGCGATTGCTACGCAATATAATGACAGCGTCAGTGGAATATACAGCTACGATTTTTCCGATGTTGATCAAGCCCCTCTAATGGTTGCTGAAGCGTGTGATGCACTTGGGCAGATCGATTGTGTTTTGTTGGCGCAGGGATATTTACCAGAGCAAATCGAAACGGAAGACTCGTACGAACTCGCTAGCCATACCGTTGATAGTAACTTTACTTGGGTAATTGCCCAGATTATTCCGTTGGTACAGATGCTGGTTGAGCAAAATCACGGTGCGCTTGGTGTTATTACCTCTGTGGCCGGAGACCGCGGTAGGCCTCGCAATTATACCTACGGTGCGGCCAAAGGCGGTCTCTCGCTCTACCTTCAGGGGTTGCGATCAAGGCTTTGGTCATCACCTGTGGATGTCATTACCTTTAAACTTGGGCCCGTGGATACGCCAATGACGGCATCCCATGAAAAGAACTTTTCTTTTTCAACAGTTGAACAGGTTGCCAGCTGTATCGTCAAAGCATTTGATAAGCCATGTGGTCGGGAGGTTTATGTTCCCGGTTACTGGCGTTGGGTGTTAGCGGTAGTTCAGATAATGCCCGAATGGTTGTTTCAGCGACTGAAGTTTTTGTCTGCACGTTGAGCGTGGAGAATCGAGCTGAACTCAACTAAGGTTAGTAATCATTCACGGAGGTGAAAAATGACAACTTTGCTATACCGCAGGAAGTCTGCAGTGTTTCGCTGGTTTACGGCGATATTACTGAGTGTAATGTTGGTGCCAGCGTTTGCTGAGCAGACGGAGGTTGAAAAATACGCTGATACTGTTCGCCTGTTTAAAGATGCCGGCGTGACGAAAAAATTCTTTGATAATGCCTATGGTTACGCGGTGTTTCCAAGTGTTGGTAAAGGTGGTTTTATTATTGGCGGGGCCTATGGTGATGGCCGCGTTTTTCGTCAGGGCAGCTATGTTGGCAATACCACTGTATCGCAGGTCAGTGTTGGATTTCAGATTGGCGGGCAGGCATATAGTCAATTGGTTTTCTTGCAAGATAAACGTGCGTTTGATGAATTTACCAGCGGTACCTTTGAGTTTGGTGCCCAGGCGAATGCTGTAGCGATTACTGCCGGTGCAAATGCAGAAGCGACAACGGGTGGTTCAAGTGTCAGCGCCAGCGGTGGTAAGAACGACGCAACTGTTGCTGCTCGATATCATAAGGGGATGTCGGTCTTCACCATTGCCAAGGGCGGTTTAATGTTTCAAGCCTCAATCGGCGGGCAGAATTTCACTTATGATCCGCTAAAAAAATAGGATCTTTCACAAGGAGAGTGGCAGGTGGCACGAACGATATTTTACTGGATTGCAATTGGTGGGAACGTACTAACACTGTTTCTTATGCTTTTCTCTGCCAGTTTCGGCTGGCTTTTCTTGCTGTTCATCCCCTATGCGCTAGTTGGCCTTTGGGATATGAAATATGCCACGCACAATGTCCTGCATAACTACCCGGTTGTTGGACATCTTCGATACGCCCTCGAGTTTATTAGCCCCGAAATTCATCAGTACTTCATTGAAGATTACGACAACGGCCGGCCGTTTAATCGTGAGATACGTAACTTGGTTGATGCTCGTGCTGAAGGCAAAGACGATACTCACGCATTTGGCACAGAATTGAATCTGACGGATACCGGATATCTGCGTGCGAGCCACTCTTTGGCACCGCAAAAAATTTCGGAAGAATGGAGTCGGGTGAAAATCGGTGGTAAGGCGTGCAAGAAACCTTATTCCGCCTCGAGATTGAATTGTTCAGCCATGAGTTTTGGTGCGTTGAGTGCAAACGCACTTAGAAGCCTCAATGGCGGTGCCAAAATCGGGAATTTTTATCACAATACCGGCGAAGGAGGGTTAAGCCCGTACCATCGAGAAATGGGTGGCGACCTAGTGTGGCAAGTGGGTACCGGCTATTTTGGTTGTCGAACGCCTGAGGGTGAATTTGATGCGGATTTATTTAAGGAAAAAGCGATGCTCGATCAGGTGAAAATGATCGAGATCAAGTTATCTCAAGGCGCTAAACCTTCTCACGGAGGGGTCTTGCCGGCGGCTAAAGTAACGGAAGAAATCGCTGCGGTACGGTTAGTGCAAATGGGGCAGGATGTTATCTCCCCTCCAGCACATAGCGCGTTCTCAAGTCCAACAGGCTTAGTGGAATTTGTACAGCAGCTACGTGAGCTTTCTGACGGTAAGCCGGTTGGGTTCAAGCTATGTATCGGCCATCAAGAAGAATTTATGAGTATCTGCAAGGCCATNCTTGAAACCGGTATCTTACCTGACTTTATTACCGTCGACGGCGCAGAAGGCGGTACCGGGGCGGCCCCTGTTGAATACTCCGATCGGCTGGGGATGCCGCTTAACGAAGCACTGTCTTTTGTCCATAACTGTCTTGTTGGTATCGGTGTTCGTGATGAAATCAAGATTATCGCCAGCGGCAAAGTAGCAACTGGTTTTGATCTGGTCAGTAAAATCGCCATCGGTGCTGATTTGTGTAATTGTGCCCGAACGATGCTGTTCGCGCTGGGGTGCATTCAATCCTTAAAGTGTAATACCAATAAATGCCCAACCGGTATAGCGACTCAAGATCCGGTGCGTGGCCGTGCGGTTAACGTGGATTTGAAAAAACAGCGAGTTGCGAGTTTCCATAAAGCAACGGTGGAGAGCTTTCTCGATATTGTCGGCGCGATGGGACTGACAGATCCTGAACATCTATCTCCGGCTATGGTTTTACGGCGAGCAGCGAACCATACAGAGCAGCGATTTTCGGATTTTTATCAGTATATCGAAGCAGGGAGTTTGACTGACGGTAGCGCACCATCAAACTATCTGATTTGGTGGAATGAGGCTGAAGCCTCACGATTTAACCCAATGGCACCTGTATAGGTGATCCATCAGGTTAGTTATGCGGCTGGCTAATCGACCAATTAGGTGCAGTCGCACCTATTGCAAATCACCAACGCTGTGTGAAATCAGGTATCGTCGCTTGAGTGGTTCCAGCGCAGCAGGATTTCAGCCAGCAACATGGTTTGCGTCTTGAGCGAGATCAGCTCTTCTTCAGTGTCTTTTGGTGGATTCGAAAACGGTAAGCGGCGAATATCTTCCACGAGGGGATGATCAGGTTGCGCCATTTTGTTTTTCTCGAGTGTCCACCGAATATTATGCAACGCCATGCGGTAAAACATCAGACGAGACGGTAAAGATAAGCGCGTTTGCCCAGTCGGTTCGATCAAGGCATCAGAGTTCATTCGGAACAACAGCGCGGGTTTATTTCCGGATACCCGAATAAACGCACTTCGTTCTGATTGAGCAACCATCGATAAAACACCGAAAACTTCGCCCGGTAGTATCTGATTAACGGCATCATCGCTGTCTATATCCAGCAGTACGTCTAGCTGACCTTTCAGCAAAAAATAGAAGCTGTGGTCTTCGTCGCCTTTACGAATGATGAGTTCTTCAGGCTCTGCTTCGACGATTTGTGCGATATTCAACATCGTATGAAATTGGTCGGCACCGTTTTCATAGACCTGATTAAAAAAAGGAATCCGCCTGATAAGGCTTTCGACCTGTTTCTCCGTCTGTTCAGATTGAGAAAGAGTACGCAAGTGTCGCTCCCTCCGCGAATGGAGTTGTTGGTTCTGATCGCGCAGATTGCGCGTACCAAATATTATCGTGCCGTTATGGTAATTCAATTGTCAGAAAAGTGTTAATGGTTTCACTGTTTTGATGTTGTTGTGTTGATTTGTATCTATAAACAAGTTGCTTAAACATCAATGAGATACCGATATACTATCTGAAAAAACCTAGTTTCATTCAGCTTAGCTAAAGTGTTAACTCTGGTATTCTTTAATGTGTGCTCTCCATTTTGTCAATAGCTCGATAAGTTCATCCAGCGTTACGACAACATCAAGCGTGTTGGCAAAGTCCAGTTTCTCATCAGATTCATCAACGATCAGGGCGTTTTCGTCCATTGGGTCTTCCAAGACACTCAATCCG
Proteins encoded in this window:
- the tdcG gene encoding L-serine dehydratase TdcG translates to MFISTMDLFKIGIGPSSSHTIGPMVAAAAFLHQIEHEYAGQVASATVPCRIQVTLKGSLAYTGHGHATDTAILLGLHGYQAPDLADTDIAALKPELEKTKKLPVSDALHRDIKFDLQDNLVFDLGPALSQHPNGMIFQLLDSHGHVIAHKTYFSIGGGFISTLEEIDAVEAPIQMHDEQPCPYPFIHASEMLKMADESGLSIADMKRANEISYSSAENVSACLGDIWRAMRNCIERGLQAQGILPGGLEVERRAGQLLNAIAEEPGYMALNDYLCAYAMAVNEENAAGHGVVTAPTNGAAGVIPSVLYYMVTHQEVSERAIEDFLLTAAAIGGVIKHNSSISGAEVGCQGEVGSAAAMAAAGLCAILGGTPSQIENAAEIALEHHLGMTCDPVKGLVQIPCIERNGFGAIKAFAAASLAKKGTGHHIMPLDACISAMKQTGYEMSEKYKETSRGGLAVSITEC
- the rdgC gene encoding Recombination-associated protein RdgC codes for the protein MWFKNLQVFRFTKPFTISHDDLMDKLEEQAFTPCHSQQVLSFGFVSPLGKHSESLVHSAGNFMMVAVKRQERILPAAVVNEEVEERAEAISAKESRRLSRKERQELKDQVTMELLPRAFTRAGVQYAYIDIAEGLLVIDSSSAKRADELIDSLREAVGSLPVIPLTPKNIPLKTMTSWLTSGDLPEGFNLGDECELKALSDEGAIVRCKHQDLQSDEIQSLLGSGLHVTRLHLFWKDRLECIVDEKLAVKRLKFTDIVMEQIDSQNIESAPELFDADFALMTMELRGFIQSLIPAFGGENLNAAEERLNTALVAETE
- a CDS encoding putative oxidoreductase; the protein is MVCYQINTDETGRLTLRVLVIGATSSVAGGVIRQWASRGATFFLVGRDENRLQAIATQYNDSVSGIYSYDFSDVDQAPLMVAEACDALGQIDCVLLAQGYLPEQIETEDSYELASHTVDSNFTWVIAQIIPLVQMLVEQNHGALGVITSVAGDRGRPRNYTYGAAKGGLSLYLQGLRSRLWSSPVDVITFKLGPVDTPMTASHEKNFSFSTVEQVASCIVKAFDKPCGREVYVPGYWRWVLAVVQIMPEWLFQRLKFLSAR
- the gltB_2 gene encoding Glutamate synthase [NADPH] large chain, with the protein product MARTIFYWIAIGGNVLTLFLMLFSASFGWLFLLFIPYALVGLWDMKYATHNVLHNYPVVGHLRYALEFISPEIHQYFIEDYDNGRPFNREIRNLVDARAEGKDDTHAFGTELNLTDTGYLRASHSLAPQKISEEWSRVKIGGKACKKPYSASRLNCSAMSFGALSANALRSLNGGAKIGNFYHNTGEGGLSPYHREMGGDLVWQVGTGYFGCRTPEGEFDADLFKEKAMLDQVKMIEIKLSQGAKPSHGGVLPAAKVTEEIAAVRLVQMGQDVISPPAHSAFSSPTGLVEFVQQLRELSDGKPVGFKLCIGHQEEFMSICKAXLETGILPDFITVDGAEGGTGAAPVEYSDRLGMPLNEALSFVHNCLVGIGVRDEIKIIASGKVATGFDLVSKIAIGADLCNCARTMLFALGCIQSLKCNTNKCPTGIATQDPVRGRAVNVDLKKQRVASFHKATVESFLDIVGAMGLTDPEHLSPAMVLRRAANHTEQRFSDFYQYIEAGSLTDGSAPSNYLIWWNEAEASRFNPMAPV